A window from Deltaproteobacteria bacterium encodes these proteins:
- a CDS encoding class I SAM-dependent methyltransferase → MKVNWPERLWVNSPVRLLVQMREIRFFKRQRGLPAGAAVLEIGCGRGAGARLILAAFQPRRLDALDLDPAMISLARRTCGDGRSAAVFFFVADAQHLPYASGSLDAVFNFGIIHHLEDWQQGIREISRVLKPGGAFYFEEIYPALYANLVLRHLLEHPTENRFHGPQYRAALAHCGLNLLPGYRESRFGILGIAQKES, encoded by the coding sequence ATGAAAGTAAACTGGCCTGAGAGGCTCTGGGTCAACAGTCCCGTGCGTCTGCTAGTTCAGATGCGGGAGATTCGTTTCTTCAAAAGGCAGAGGGGTCTCCCTGCAGGGGCGGCGGTGTTGGAGATCGGCTGCGGCCGCGGTGCTGGCGCCAGATTGATTCTTGCCGCCTTCCAGCCGCGTCGACTGGACGCCCTCGACCTGGACCCCGCCATGATCAGTCTTGCCAGGCGCACCTGCGGAGATGGACGGAGTGCGGCGGTTTTTTTCTTTGTGGCGGACGCCCAGCACCTGCCCTACGCTTCTGGCTCTCTGGATGCGGTCTTCAATTTCGGCATCATCCATCACCTGGAAGACTGGCAGCAGGGCATAAGGGAGATTTCCAGGGTCCTCAAGCCAGGAGGGGCTTTTTATTTCGAAGAAATCTACCCTGCTCTCTACGCCAACCTGGTGCTGCGTCATCTCCTGGAGCATCCCACGGAGAATCGCTTCCACGGCCCACAGTACCGGGCCGCCCTAGCCCACTGCGGCCTCAACTTGCTGCCAGGATACCGGGAGAGCCGTTTTGGAATCCTGGGCATTGCCCAGAAGGAGAGCTGA
- the ubiE gene encoding bifunctional demethylmenaquinone methyltransferase/2-methoxy-6-polyprenyl-1,4-benzoquinol methylase UbiE, translated as MKDSQVKRMFETIAFSYDFQNSFLSLRRDIYWRRVLAECLRVVDSGLILDVATGTAEVAIEVCKRHKNIRVIGVDFSPRMLAIGRKKVQARGMAARIHLSLADARCLPLKSGSVDAVTIAFGIRNIQEKGLVLQEFWRVLRQGGQLLIMEFDLPDDPFLGGIYRFYFDYLMPVVGNWLSRTNYAYSYLADSVHNFPTEEQFMKNIAEAGFTPSGVRKLTYGIAKIFMANKKAS; from the coding sequence ATGAAAGACTCCCAAGTGAAAAGAATGTTCGAGACGATAGCCTTCTCCTATGACTTCCAGAACAGTTTCCTCTCGCTGCGGCGCGACATCTACTGGCGGCGCGTCCTGGCAGAGTGCTTGCGAGTAGTTGACAGTGGTCTCATTCTTGATGTGGCCACTGGCACCGCAGAAGTTGCCATCGAGGTTTGCAAACGCCACAAGAATATTCGGGTCATTGGTGTCGATTTTTCGCCGCGCATGCTGGCCATCGGCAGAAAAAAAGTCCAAGCGCGCGGCATGGCTGCCCGCATTCATCTCAGCCTGGCAGATGCCCGCTGTCTGCCGCTGAAAAGCGGCAGCGTCGATGCAGTTACCATTGCCTTCGGCATTCGCAACATCCAGGAAAAAGGGCTGGTGCTCCAGGAATTCTGGCGGGTGCTGCGGCAGGGCGGCCAACTGTTGATCATGGAGTTCGATCTCCCTGACGATCCGTTCCTGGGAGGTATCTATCGCTTCTACTTCGACTATCTCATGCCTGTTGTGGGCAACTGGCTGTCTCGGACCAATTATGCCTACAGCTACCTGGCCGACTCTGTGCACAACTTTCCCACAGAAGAGCAGTTTATGAAAAATATAGCTGAGGCAGGTTTCACTCCTTCGGGTGTACGGAAACTCACTTATGGCATTGCCAAGATTTTCATGGCAAACAAAAAAGCATCATAG
- a CDS encoding transcriptional repressor — MIEKLHQREKEEFTAICLEHGLNESDKRLKVLEAFLRAPDHVTASDLREQLRQRGENFDEQFITETLDLLCRYGYAFKKHFEGQQLQYEHRHIGWHHDHLICAKCGRILEFHNPEMEALQRQIALQYNFSLLHHKMELYGICARCRKQRQPVVPLSFVLPGEKVYIERLAGGRQVQQRLAEMGLTPGTIVEVIKSSAPGPIILAFRGSRLALGHGLGHKILVSPRNNLPQDKLET; from the coding sequence ATGATTGAGAAGCTTCATCAGCGGGAAAAAGAGGAATTTACGGCAATCTGCCTGGAGCACGGCCTCAATGAGAGCGACAAACGTTTGAAGGTTCTCGAAGCATTCCTGCGTGCTCCTGACCATGTGACCGCCAGTGACCTGCGAGAACAATTGCGGCAAAGGGGTGAGAATTTCGATGAGCAGTTCATCACTGAAACGCTTGATCTGCTCTGTCGCTACGGCTATGCCTTCAAGAAGCATTTCGAAGGACAGCAGCTCCAATATGAGCATCGCCATATAGGATGGCACCACGATCACCTGATCTGCGCCAAGTGCGGTAGAATACTTGAATTTCACAACCCTGAAATGGAAGCACTGCAAAGGCAAATTGCCCTTCAATACAACTTTTCCTTGCTGCACCATAAGATGGAACTCTACGGGATTTGCGCCAGATGCCGCAAACAGAGACAACCTGTGGTGCCTCTGTCTTTTGTGCTGCCCGGCGAAAAGGTATACATCGAGCGCCTGGCTGGCGGCCGTCAGGTGCAACAGCGGTTGGCAGAAATGGGGCTTACACCCGGAACTATAGTGGAAGTCATCAAATCGAGTGCTCCCGGACCCATTATTCTTGCCTTCCGAGGCAGTCGCCTGGCCTTGGGACACGGCCTGGGCCACAAGATTCTCGTCTCTCCCCGCAACAATTTGCCGCAAGACAAACTGGAGACTTGA
- a CDS encoding transcriptional repressor: protein MKNEIEIFREFIRQKKLRNTPEREQVIRTIFATHDHFDVDELYHELQRRNEKISKATIYRTIPLLLECGLIQEAFFQDGHMHYEHIYGHDHHCHLRCLGCDKIVEFIDNSMAVLEEKLGRQYNFLVTAHKLEVYGYCAKCRAHHSSLNLVSRRGQTYNPAEKETSARDQQGVTR, encoded by the coding sequence ATGAAAAACGAAATTGAAATCTTCCGTGAATTCATCAGACAGAAGAAACTTCGGAATACCCCTGAACGTGAACAGGTCATAAGGACCATCTTTGCCACCCATGACCATTTCGACGTGGACGAACTCTATCATGAGCTGCAACGCCGAAATGAGAAAATCTCTAAAGCTACCATTTATCGCACTATCCCTCTGCTTCTCGAGTGCGGCCTCATCCAGGAGGCTTTTTTCCAGGACGGTCACATGCACTACGAACACATCTATGGACACGATCACCACTGTCACTTGCGCTGTTTGGGATGCGACAAAATTGTCGAGTTCATTGACAACTCAATGGCTGTTTTGGAAGAAAAGCTGGGAAGGCAGTATAATTTTTTGGTAACCGCTCACAAACTCGAAGTATATGGCTACTGCGCCAAGTGCAGAGCGCATCACTCTTCCCTCAACCTGGTTTCCAGGCGGGGCCAGACATACAATCCTGCGGAAAAGGAAACATCTGCCAGGGATCAGCAAGGAGTTACGAGGTAG